Part of the Henckelia pumila isolate YLH828 chromosome 2, ASM3356847v2, whole genome shotgun sequence genome is shown below.
ACTGCATACCAATCATGTCCTGAGAGAATGGAATAGAGAAAAGAGGAATGAAATCAGATTTCTCTAATTTGAACTATACACATCTACTTATAGACTAGAGAAAATATTACACAAAACGAATattacaatcaaatcaatcacctaaatatcatttatatataaCACTCCTTAAATGATTGGTGGAGCATCCAATGTTAACTCGTTAAAACCTTGTTGGTAAAACCTAGTGAAAAAACCTGAACGAAGTAAAAAGAGTATAACAATTGATATTTCCCCTGATTTCAATCACCGAATGTTCTTTAATTGATGCATCCCTATCTTGTGCACCAATTTCTTGTGTGTTGACTTCGGTAATACTTTTGTGAATAAATTAGCTACATTGTCATTGGAGTGAATTTGTTGGACATCAATATCATATTTCTTCTGAAGTTCGTGCATGTAGAGGAATTTTGGCAAGATATATTACGTTCGATCACCTTTAATATATACTTCCTTTAATTGTGCAATACAAACAGCTTTATCTTCGAATATTGTCGTCGGGCTATCTTTTGTTGTTGATAGTCTACATGAttattgaatatgttgtgttaCAAACCTCAATCATATACATTCTCGCCTTGTTTTATGCATTGCAATTATCTCTGAATGATTTGATGATGTCGTTGTTAAAGTTTTCTTTGTCGACTTCCATGATATAGCAGTGCCCCCTCGTGTAAACACATAACCTGTTCGAGATTTGGCTTTATGTGGATCTGAAAGATAGTTTGCATCTGCATATCCTAATAAagagaaatttgattttttcgaATAAAACAAACTCATGTCAGTTGTATCGCGAAGGTTACGAAATATGTGTTTTACACCATGACAATGTTTTCGGGTTGGAGAAGAGCTATATCTCGCTAGAAGGTTAACATAAAATGTTGTATCTGGTCGAGTACAATTTGCAAGATATGATAATGCACCAATTGCACTCAGATATGGTATTTTCCAGACCAGTGATATTTTCTCCATCTTCAAGTGGACGAAATGGATCTTTCTTAGTATCAAGTGATCTAACGACCATTGGTGGTGCCAACGGATGTGCTTTATCCATGTAAATCATTTTAATATCTTTTATGCGTATAATGATTGATGAACAAATATCCTTCTTATAAATGTTCAATTTGCAAGCCAATACAAAATTTTGTCTTTTCCAAATCCTTCATCTCAAATTCACTTTTTAAATAATTGGCAGTTTTGGTGAGCTCTTTAGCTAGGAGATTTAGATCATCCACACATACTGCCACGATTGCAAAACCTTCATCCGTCATTTTTGTAAAAACGCATGGACAAATAGCATCATTTGTGCAACCTTCTTGTAACAAATACTCGCTAAGGCAATTGTACCACATACGCCCGGATTTTTTGAATCCATATAATGAGTTTGCAGTTTTATTGGCAACAAGGTCTTAGAGATTGTATCACTTGCGTCTGATGACTTAAATTCTTCatggattttcatgtatatgtcGTTATCAAGTGAACcatataaatatgcagtaaTCACATCCATAAGTCGCATGTCCAATTTTTCTGATACAACCAAGCTAATCAAAAATCGAAAAGAGGTGGCATCCACTGCAGGTGAGTATGTTTCCTCATAGTCGATTCCAGGTCTCTAAGAAAAACCTTGGACTACAAGTCTGGCTTTATATCTTTTAATTTCgtcattttcatttatttttcgtACGAACACCCATTTGTATCTTACAGAGATTATATTTTTAGGTGTTTGAACTACGGGACCAAACACTTTACGTTTctctaaaaaaaatctaattcaGCTTGTATAGCCGCCTTCCATTTTGTCCTGTCATTTCTTTGTTGGAAATTTTTAACAAATTGTGTTTCGGGATCATCATTGTCTTGCATAATATCAAGGGCTACATTTAGAGTGAAAACATCATCGATGTTTGTATTACTTCGATCCATATTTTACGAGATATCAAATAATTTGTTGAAATCTCAATTTTTTTCATGTGATTGTGATTCTTCATGAATAACGTTTTTCACATCTATTTCATTTATTTCTCTTGTTGTGTCATGTAAAGTTGCTTCTTTTGGAGCTGTAACTGATTCTTTATCTTGTACTTTTCTTTTCCTAGGTAcctttctttttaatttttttttacaattgttTTTGgcaatgatttaatttttttattttttacaatgatttaataaaaaaaacatactgTACATGAACACAAACATGTAGGATTTTTTCACGGTTTACCGTACACCACACATTTTTTTTCTCGTTTAAAGTGTTTGTGAAGAGTTTTTATTCCTACAGTAACACGCCAGAAAAAGAGGCGTGATTAAATTGACATCACGTTTGCTGGAAAGGCGTGGCTCAATTTTTGTTAAAGTTtgactaaaaaaatattttttttaaaaaaaacttcaaatcaCGCCACTCAAAGTGGCGTGACTTTAATTTGTAAAAATTTGGTCAaattataaatatgtatatttacaatgataatacattttatttaataataataataataccaaTAATAATAACtgtccaaaaaaaataataccaataataataatatatttgataATGAATTTTGATGGATAATATACATTTCGCTTATGTtaaatacattttattttttagtgttatactttaactaaaattttattatattggaataagatattataacaaaatTATTgtctaattaataaataaataaatacaatagaATGGAcgtgatttaatattttatttattattttttgtgaagtttttgttgatatattttatttgtgcattataaaatttatttttataattattttttttttattgttatcttatttaatttaatacaaGTATTAttccataaatttttaatttgcaTTATTATTTTGGTTTGTAATGAAAGtagtatttaaaaaaacattatcaaatatattattattgttattttatcAAGTAGTATGTGAAAATttcattattaatatattattagaattaaaataataattattagtaTTAGTAAATATATTTGTTATTACTCTTCTTATTATCTAaccattattatatattttttattttttttaaataagtagTTCATAAACAATTCattatcaaatttattattgttgttgacttattttgtataattattgTCAAAGTTATTAttacaatatttaaattattattaataataatattattcctaatttatttaatgcaaatatataataaaataataaactatAAAATGTTGTTAATGAATGCTCAactgtatttatttatttaatcattaAACAACAATGTTGTTATAATATCTTATcctaatataataaaattttagttAACGTATAACACTAAAAAATAAAGTGTATTTAACATCAGCGAAGTGTATatcatttttcaaaattcatgatcaaattattattattattattattaaataaaatttattataattgttattatataaatttatttatatttatattttgaccATATTTTCATTATTATATTTGTTGTTTTTAATGTTGACATAATTTATTTGAGTACTATAAAATATGTTATTATACTTAATTTGTTGTTGGTAGTATTAACCTtctttatttattacaaatattATCAACTAAATTTTCGGTAATTATCTTTTgtttttcatgaaataatatttttttaaaatcattgttaaatatataataataataataataataataataattttatataatattattatataaaatggaTTGAATTAAATCACGTCCATTATactgtatttatttatttattagacaataattttgttataatatcttattctaatataataaaattttagttaagatataacattaaaaaaataaaatatatttaacataAACGAAATGTATATCATTCTTCAAAATTCATtatcaaatatattattattattaaataaaatgtattatcattgttaatatatatttatttatatttattttttgaccaAATTTTTTACAAATTAAAGTAACGCCAGTTTGAGTAGCGTGATTTGaagctttttttttaaaattttttttagtcaAGTGGCATGATTTGacgttttttaaacaaaaattgagTCACGCCTTTTTAGAGGACGTGATTTTAATTATATCACGCCTCTTCTTGTGGCGTGTTACGGTAGAAACAAAAACTCTCCGCAAATACTTTAAACGAGAAAACAAATATATGTTGTACGGTAAATTGTGAAAAAACCCCAAATATGTACGTAAAAATGTATTATATAAACAAGCAACGCGTGCAATtcgatattaattttaaattatagatttaaaaattttacatcGCATTAAAAATTCTACACACGTGCATTTGTATGCACGTAACACCGTAGTCCGTAGCCAAACCAAACAATActgtcttgtattttttttgttcAACTATTTTCAGCTAGATTTATATGTTATAGGATTGAATTCGTGTCATTTGGTTTGGTGGGGATTAAGTCAATCGGAGATGAAAAATTAAGTTAATTTATTACATAATGTGCaccatttttgtttttgtttttgtttttgtttttatttttatttttttaaaaaaaaccatcACATCAACTCTATGTTTTTTTTTGAAGCGCATCAACTCTATGTTCTGACCAAACTCCTGAATGAAAGCACCTCGTAACTAGACGATTTTTATCAAACCTAACAAGAAGAAATCAACTATAAAGCTCAACTGTTTTATCTTTTTTCCCCTTCCGAGAGCTAAATCACACACCATGCTTCCACTAGTGCTTCTGAGTCTCAGAATATCGATTGGGAACGAAACTGGTGGCAATTTTGACATCATGATAGGCTCAAAGTACAAACAAAGAACGAAAGGAGATCCTCTAAAATTTAAGAGATCCTTGGATGGCTTTGGCATCTCCTACAGCAGAATCTAGCCTCTTGACAATTTGCTCGAGCGCCACAACTTTTTCTGTGAACGAAGTGACACCTGAGTTGGTGGACTCGACCAATTTGTTTGCTGTTTCTAAAGCAGAACAGAGCTAGGTTCCATTAAAGAAACATAGAAACTGTCAGTATGGATCATATCAGTTTCTATTATGAATATTATCAGGCAACATTTCAGCAACATGAGAAACATTACACAAGAACAAAGAAAAAGAGAATGATAGAACAAAGAATGAAAAAGTGCAAGAATATAGTCAAATTCTCAACAATATTACCATATTAATTAATATGAAGTTCTACGAAAATAATTGtaaaaaacttcaaatacaccaGGAAATTGAAAAGATGAACCCGCTGTGTCACAAATTTCCAAAATGAAAGTGCGTACCTTTAGAGTTAGTGTTGTCCAAGAGTGGTCTGTTCCTTCAAGAGCCATGTTCAATTGGTCAAAATTctcctaaacaacaaacaaaagttAGAATCTGCCTGCATGAAATGTTGCTTCGGATCAACTTAGCAGGCAGAAAGATAACGGTAACCACAAAACACGTGCAAAACATGGTTTGGATGAGGAAAATATAAATGCCAAGTAGATAGATCAACTGCCGCcacaataaaataatcaaacgCAACTGCTTACTTCTCGTTGATGTTACGTTTACTTTCAGCGGCAGAGTAACAGGCATCAAAGATGAATAAGTGTAAACGTAGCTAAACAGAAAGGTAACTAAACATTTCTAGAGAGATCACCCATCTCATAAGTGTGAAAATTTTAATCTCCTTGTTATTTTTCATTTATCTCTTGGCATGGTGTTTCATCCATAATTGAAACTCTCTCTCTTTCGTATATTAAGAGAGAGACCTCATTGTACCAAAGATATTAATCAAAATAAActttacataaaaaaaaaaaaaaaaactcaagttTTAAAGTTGTTTCTGTTCGAGTCATTGAGTCCAAACGATCAAATGAGTCtagttacttttttttttttttaaagattcaTATATCTCTTCAAGAAAAGAGGAAAATGCAAGCTCCTATGATTTTACTCTACTTAAAAGAATTACAAGAATACAGTATTCCAACACAAACTAACATATATTTTGAAAACGattaaaaaaaagagaaaaaagaacACAAACTAACATATTAAGCCAGCCTAAAAGGTCAATGAACTCCAGATTTATTTTACTTGAAAAATTATAACGATGGACAATGATAgtgtgatttatatatttgggcaaaattaaaattaaaatttatatgctTTTAAGGGGTAATAGAAATAAAGCCGGGCTTAAACCTTATCGGCGCACGGTCGATGATAACCAACATATATCGCAGAGATCAAATACAGAAAGTTGAAACCTGAAAGAGCTTAGGAAGATCGGACGGCGGCGGATGAGCGGACGGCGGCACGCGGTGGTGGACGGGACCACCTGAATTGTCCTCGCCGACGTCATTTAGCAGATCGCTGATGCACAGCAACGGTCCCCCGACTCCCCTCATATCTCAAAGTAGAGTTGAGGATTTGTCGGATCTAAATCGAGATCCTTCCAGTGCCCATATAGGAAGCCCGAACAAGTCCCAAATTACATGGCCCAGGTGTGAAGCCCAAACAAGCCCCAATTAATCCCAAGCCCATTTGCAGGGATAATGAAAACCGAAAGGGCTGTCGTCCGTTTCTCAGTTGCGCCGCCTGCTATCTTTTCTCCCCCGCATGTTCGTTAGCCACGCACCACGGAGAAGTCCCCTGTGTCTCCACCACCTGGTCTGGTGAGAACATTTTTCAATTCTCATAGTAAAATTTTCAgttttgaatgttttgaattCTTTGTTGGGCCAAATCGTTTCTCGCGATGTGAATTGCTGTTAATTCTTGTTATAAAATACAGTATGGACTAAAAAtccgtttttttttaaaaaattctttcttattaattatattattcctCTACTTTTTGTATCTCTGTAGATTTGGTATTTGTTCAGTTTATCTCGTTTCTTCTTTGTTTAATTGGGTTCGTGGTGTGACGAAGTTGTGAATCTTGTGCTTTTGAGGAAACTGTCTTTATTGTATATTTGTGTTAAGAGTTGCATTGACCGAAGCTTGTGCTTTTTTGTGGAGAGAATGCGGCAATGGAAGTATTCATGGCCATGAATATAGATTGATAGATTATGTTTttggatttctcaacttttCTCTGCTTGTCCTGGATCAAGGTTTGATTATCCTTTCAAAGAATTTTCTCTTAAGGTTAAAACAGTTTCATTTGTACGTTATTTCTAGAAATAGATTagtaaaaaacatatatatatatatatatatatatgtatatttttatttattatttctttGCATGAGTCATTGGCATGAAAGagatgaaatgaaaaaaaaaatgtcccATGGATTTGGTTCTTAATGTGGTTTAGTCTTTCTTACATTACATAAATTTATCTGGTTTTCTACAGGATAGACTATTCTTGGAAATTATGGGATTTAGGAACATCAACATAGTAACACGTTTGAACGTGTTCTTGGTGGACATAAAATCTTGAGTgcgattttttttattgtgaaaCGATTTATGGATTTTGTGTCTCAATGAAATgtgtatgattttatttaatttcttgaGAAATTGGTTTCTTTTCCAGTTTGTTATTCAAATAAACTTGCACATATTTGGgattttctatttctatttaatgataaaaaaaaaaactattggGATATCCTTTTTCGACCTGACGGGATTCCGAAGATTCGGGTCCTAACACTTGTTAAGTatggaattgagagagaaaaatgaTCATAGTTCTGATCGGGCCAGGGATTGGGTAGGACGGCTACGGGAAGGGCCCAACCCGATCCCAAACCCTAATTACATTGCTTCCCTCTTTCTTTCATTTCACCTAATTTTGCTCTTCTGACAGAGAAATTTAAGACTACAATCAGCGAAAAATATGAAGCTATTCGATGGCAATGACTCTGAAAACGGTGACCTATCGAAGATTCAGATTGACCGCGAATTTGCCAAGCGCTACGAGTACAACAAGAAGCGAGAGGATTTGCAGAGGTATGAGGAGCTAAAAAAGAAAGGCCGGCTCGACGTTTCTGGCTCAGACTCTGAAGATTCTTCGTTTTCGGATGAGGAGCTTTCTCTCGAACCGAGTAAGAGTAAGGAATTTTTCCACGCATTAATTAAGGTTAAAAATAGAGACCCTGTCTTGAAGGATAAGGATGCGAAGTTGTTCGATTCTGATTCTGAGTCTAAGTCCGAAAATGAGAGTGACGGTGGTAATGAGAGAACAAAGGGGGGTACTGGTGATGGTAGAAAAGGTAAGAAGCCAATGTATTTGAAAGATGTTATCTCTAAGCAGTTAATTGAGGAAGGCCCTGAATTTGATGACGAAGATGATGATCAAATGGTCGGCAAGAGTAACAACAATGGTAACAAAGTGAAGACTTATATTGAAGAACAGGAGGAGTTCACGAGAGATATACTGAAGGCCATTGAGGAGGGGGATAATCATGAAGAAGACGACGtagatttttttaaagttaaaGAAGGTGATGGTGTTGagggagaagaagaagagagtGAGGTTAGGAATAAGCTGGATGAGTATTTTGGGGAAGATGAGAAGTTGGACACAGACACCATGTTTCTGAAGAATTTTTTTCGAGAAAGATTGTGGCTTGATGATGGGAGAAGTAATGATGCAGGGGGTGGCGAGATTGAGTTTTCGGAGGATGAAGAAGAGATAGAGAGGCAGGAGGATTATGAGAGGGAATTCAACTTTCGTTTTGAAGAGAATGCTGGGGATAGAGTGATGGGTCATTCACGAAGAGTGGAGGGATCCGTGAGGAAGAAGGAGAACTCAAGGAAATTGCAGAGGGATAGGAAGGGTGAGAGAATAGCCCAGGCAGAGTTTGAGAGGAAGGAAGAGTTGAAGTATTTGAAGAACTTGAAGAAGAAGGAGATCAATGAGAAGTTGCAGAAGATTCGGGAGGTGTCTGGGATTGGGAAGAGTGAGAAAAGTTTGTTGGATGAGGATTATTTGGAGGAGGAATTTGATCCTGAGGAATATGATAGGAAGATGGAGGAGACATTTGATGATGAGTATTATAAAGCTGAGGATGTGGATCCAGAGTTTGGGAGTGGGAGTGATGATGATGAGGGTAATTTTCAGAAACCAGATTTTGACAAGGAAGATGAGTTACTTGGACTTCCAAAGAATTGGGATGATTTAAAGGAGTCCGGTGAAGGCTTTGCTTCAGCCAGGCGAAGGATTTTGGAAA
Proteins encoded:
- the LOC140882723 gene encoding protein kri1 isoform X1, giving the protein MFLDFSTFLCLSWIKRNLRLQSAKNMKLFDGNDSENGDLSKIQIDREFAKRYEYNKKREDLQRYEELKKKGRLDVSGSDSEDSSFSDEELSLEPSKSKEFFHALIKVKNRDPVLKDKDAKLFDSDSESKSENESDGGNERTKGGTGDGRKGKKPMYLKDVISKQLIEEGPEFDDEDDDQMVGKSNNNGNKVKTYIEEQEEFTRDILKAIEEGDNHEEDDVDFFKVKEGDGVEGEEEESEVRNKLDEYFGEDEKLDTDTMFLKNFFRERLWLDDGRSNDAGGGEIEFSEDEEEIERQEDYEREFNFRFEENAGDRVMGHSRRVEGSVRKKENSRKLQRDRKGERIAQAEFERKEELKYLKNLKKKEINEKLQKIREVSGIGKSEKSLLDEDYLEEEFDPEEYDRKMEETFDDEYYKAEDVDPEFGSGSDDDEGNFQKPDFDKEDELLGLPKNWDDLKESGEGFASARRRILERTEGDGDENKLLEDGHNDSKRNKKRKPSEIEMTVREQLMEEYYKLDYEDTVGDLKTRFKYKPVKPKRYGLTPDQIVKMDEKDLNQYVSIKKLAPYREKEWKVPRVKIMQLKQMNKNPLHGETKNFIKKDKKTVQRGDQEITKVVGSIEDDRTQPDELNGDVNDISRRSKRRRRQAELKLSHSALMAYRKIQPKSKSKKQ
- the LOC140882724 gene encoding uncharacterized protein; protein product: MRGVGGPLLCISDLLNDVGEDNSGGPVHHRVPPSAHPPPSDLPKLFQENFDQLNMALEGTDHSWTTLTLKLCSALETANKLVESTNSGVTSFTEKVVALEQIVKRLDSAVGDAKAIQGSLKF
- the LOC140882723 gene encoding protein kri1 isoform X2 produces the protein MKLFDGNDSENGDLSKIQIDREFAKRYEYNKKREDLQRYEELKKKGRLDVSGSDSEDSSFSDEELSLEPSKSKEFFHALIKVKNRDPVLKDKDAKLFDSDSESKSENESDGGNERTKGGTGDGRKGKKPMYLKDVISKQLIEEGPEFDDEDDDQMVGKSNNNGNKVKTYIEEQEEFTRDILKAIEEGDNHEEDDVDFFKVKEGDGVEGEEEESEVRNKLDEYFGEDEKLDTDTMFLKNFFRERLWLDDGRSNDAGGGEIEFSEDEEEIERQEDYEREFNFRFEENAGDRVMGHSRRVEGSVRKKENSRKLQRDRKGERIAQAEFERKEELKYLKNLKKKEINEKLQKIREVSGIGKSEKSLLDEDYLEEEFDPEEYDRKMEETFDDEYYKAEDVDPEFGSGSDDDEGNFQKPDFDKEDELLGLPKNWDDLKESGEGFASARRRILERTEGDGDENKLLEDGHNDSKRNKKRKPSEIEMTVREQLMEEYYKLDYEDTVGDLKTRFKYKPVKPKRYGLTPDQIVKMDEKDLNQYVSIKKLAPYREKEWKVPRVKIMQLKQMNKNPLHGETKNFIKKDKKTVQRGDQEITKVVGSIEDDRTQPDELNGDVNDISRRSKRRRRQAELKLSHSALMAYRKIQPKSKSKKQ